The Gemmatimonadaceae bacterium genome has a window encoding:
- a CDS encoding serpin family protein, with product MTLTRVCRLMVPVALTALACSDPSGPGETITSLPRPLTVAEQKLIGGSNAFAFDLLRQVNTAQRGSNVFISPLSASMALGMTANGAAGSTYDAMRSTLRLGDASRQEINEGYKSLIALLRGLDKSTDFRIANSIWYEQTFPFNEPFLAESKSFFDAEVKGLDFTSPSALTTINSWVNASTNNKIPEILDDIDDAEVMFLINAIYFKGSWQKQFDKSKTAQAPFFALDGSTANVPLMHQSVPLRVARTSTYTAVDLLYGNSAYAMTVVLPNQDVSVNTLAESLTGETWKSLEESFSEHQSEFYFPRFKLEWKRVLNSDLRALGMGIAFDNADFTPMSPRGRELVITKVIQKTFVDVNEEGTEAAAATSVGVGLTSAPSAIRVDRPFLFVIRERFSGTIMFMGKIVKLPA from the coding sequence ATGACCCTGACTCGTGTGTGCAGGCTAATGGTTCCGGTGGCACTCACGGCTCTCGCCTGCTCCGACCCGAGTGGTCCTGGCGAAACGATAACGTCACTTCCCCGGCCTCTCACCGTAGCCGAGCAGAAGCTGATCGGCGGCAGCAATGCCTTTGCGTTCGACCTGCTCCGCCAGGTCAACACGGCTCAACGTGGGAGCAACGTCTTCATATCGCCGTTGAGCGCCTCGATGGCGCTCGGAATGACAGCCAACGGCGCGGCAGGTTCGACTTACGATGCAATGCGCAGCACTCTCCGCCTGGGAGACGCAAGCCGGCAGGAAATCAACGAAGGGTACAAATCCCTGATCGCTCTGCTCCGCGGGCTCGACAAGTCCACCGATTTCCGAATCGCCAACTCCATTTGGTACGAGCAGACGTTCCCGTTCAACGAGCCGTTTCTCGCCGAGAGCAAGTCGTTCTTCGACGCCGAAGTGAAGGGTCTCGACTTCACCAGCCCGTCGGCGCTCACCACGATCAACTCGTGGGTCAACGCGAGCACGAACAACAAGATTCCGGAGATCCTCGACGACATCGATGACGCCGAGGTGATGTTTCTGATCAACGCCATCTACTTCAAGGGATCGTGGCAGAAGCAGTTCGACAAATCGAAGACTGCTCAGGCTCCTTTCTTTGCGCTCGATGGAAGCACGGCCAATGTGCCGCTGATGCACCAGTCGGTGCCGCTCAGAGTCGCTCGCACTTCGACCTACACCGCGGTCGACCTGCTTTACGGCAATTCGGCTTACGCCATGACGGTCGTGCTGCCCAATCAGGACGTGAGCGTCAACACGCTGGCCGAGTCGCTGACGGGGGAGACCTGGAAATCGCTCGAGGAATCGTTCAGCGAGCACCAGTCGGAGTTCTATTTTCCGCGGTTCAAGCTCGAGTGGAAACGTGTCCTGAATTCTGATCTGCGCGCGCTGGGGATGGGGATCGCCTTCGATAACGCGGACTTCACACCGATGTCGCCTCGCGGGCGGGAGCTCGTCATCACGAAAGTCATTCAGAAGACTTTTGTCGACGTCAATGAGGAAGGCACGGAGGCAGCAGCAGCAACGAGCGTAGGAGTCGGCCTCACCTCGGCACCTTCGGCGATCCGTGTGGACCGTCCGTTTCTGTTTGTCATCAGGGAGCGCTTTTCCGGCACGATCATGTTCATGGGGAAGATCGTGAAGCTTCCGGCTTAG
- a CDS encoding plastocyanin/azurin family copper-binding protein, producing MRNNTVSWQFRSRKTATLTAFATVALASIPLASCFSEKTATGPLPLTGECTIPTSAAGTVIILIRNFTFIPDQVTVKRGTKVSWVNCETAGSDSHTSTSDTGIWDSPSIQVGAAWTRTFDDAPGTDFNYHCVPHAFMKGTVNVE from the coding sequence ATGCGGAATAACACGGTGAGCTGGCAATTCCGCTCGCGAAAGACCGCAACCCTGACGGCGTTCGCGACTGTTGCCTTGGCCAGTATCCCTCTGGCGAGCTGCTTTTCCGAGAAGACGGCTACCGGCCCGCTGCCGCTAACCGGCGAATGCACCATTCCGACCTCCGCAGCAGGCACGGTGATCATCCTGATCAGGAACTTCACCTTCATTCCCGACCAGGTAACCGTCAAGCGTGGGACCAAAGTGAGCTGGGTCAATTGCGAAACTGCCGGCTCCGACTCGCACACGTCAACGTCCGACACGGGAATCTGGGATTCACCGTCGATTCAGGTGGGAGCCGCCTGGACTCGCACGTTCGATGACGCGCCCGGAACCGACTTCAACTATCACTGCGTTCCACACGCATTCATGAAAGGGACCGTCAATGTCGAGTAG
- a CDS encoding CHRD domain-containing protein produces MIHSKLFAMSVMAFAFVAACDTDDDNGTGPTAQTFTASLTGAKERPTPRTTPANGSATFTLSADGNTLTWNVTMTGANNVFASHIHVGGLECDCPVAFGIFSGTAVSNPAISGSVTRATYSSPLGISFDALISLMRSGDTYVNVHTNDGVAPTNTGPGDFPGGELRGQISLVP; encoded by the coding sequence ATGATACACTCGAAATTGTTTGCCATGTCAGTCATGGCGTTTGCGTTTGTCGCCGCGTGCGACACGGACGATGACAACGGGACGGGTCCGACAGCCCAAACGTTCACCGCGTCACTCACCGGCGCGAAAGAACGGCCGACTCCACGGACGACTCCTGCCAACGGTAGTGCGACGTTTACCCTTTCGGCGGACGGGAACACGCTGACCTGGAACGTCACGATGACTGGCGCGAACAACGTTTTCGCCTCCCACATCCACGTTGGCGGGCTCGAGTGCGATTGTCCGGTTGCCTTCGGCATCTTCTCCGGTACTGCCGTCAGCAACCCGGCGATAAGCGGTTCTGTGACGCGGGCAACATACTCCTCGCCCCTCGGCATATCGTTCGATGCGCTGATCTCGCTGATGCGGAGTGGTGACACCTACGTCAACGTACACACCAATGACGGTGTCGCTCCGACCAATACGGGGCCTGGCGACTTCCCGGGTGGCGAGCTTCGCGGGCAGATTTCACTAGTACCGTAG
- a CDS encoding cation:proton antiporter: MESFVTTVALIGMVIVVASLLSGAIERTGLPLVPIFLVLGVALGPWGFGITDVGFHSPALHALAMLGLALLLFSDAVTIDTKQLRKRRFMLWRLLGPGTVAPAILTALAAWALLDLPGPAAAILGAALASTDPVLLRTVLRSKALPEGPRTALRLETGMNDVVLLPIVILSMLLLPARGEVLAASAASGTEIGRSILGLFVLGPGLGALVGWAGISGLAFVRSRTGVRRDYESLYALGLAFTSFAFAEAVGGSGFVAAFVAGLVVASRDIELCDCFLEYGEATAEMLLLLTFVALGMSLIWLGLTILDWRTVLFAVIALTVRPIVLYPVLGGVKLSDRDRRLVAAFGPRGLSSLLLALLPVFAGVAGGERIFVLTSVVVLLSVVVHGSATAFFLRARTPAGRGISSAVGEPEIAQPEVLLPLSRAASATQTVDDRITIEELRALEAKGEEVVIVDARASRNYDGDPLIARGAVRLRPDDPVRDATEQRLSKHATLVIYCA, from the coding sequence ATGGAAAGCTTCGTCACTACTGTCGCGCTTATCGGCATGGTCATCGTCGTCGCTTCGCTTCTTTCTGGGGCGATCGAACGCACCGGCCTTCCCCTCGTTCCGATCTTCCTCGTCCTTGGCGTCGCGCTCGGTCCGTGGGGATTCGGAATTACCGATGTCGGCTTCCATTCTCCCGCGCTTCACGCGCTTGCCATGCTCGGACTCGCGCTGCTGCTCTTCAGCGACGCAGTCACGATCGATACGAAGCAGCTGCGCAAGCGGCGCTTCATGTTGTGGCGGCTGCTCGGACCGGGTACGGTCGCACCGGCGATCCTCACTGCTCTCGCCGCGTGGGCGCTGCTCGACTTGCCTGGACCGGCCGCCGCGATACTCGGCGCCGCTCTCGCATCAACCGATCCGGTTCTCCTCCGCACCGTGCTGAGGTCGAAGGCACTCCCGGAGGGGCCGCGGACGGCGCTACGTCTCGAGACGGGGATGAACGACGTCGTGCTGCTTCCGATCGTCATTCTCTCGATGCTGCTGCTGCCCGCGCGGGGCGAGGTTCTCGCCGCGAGTGCGGCAAGCGGAACGGAGATCGGGCGCAGCATCCTTGGACTCTTCGTCCTCGGTCCCGGCCTCGGCGCTCTCGTTGGCTGGGCTGGAATTTCCGGACTCGCCTTTGTCCGGTCGCGCACGGGAGTAAGGCGCGATTACGAATCTCTCTACGCGCTTGGTCTCGCATTCACGAGCTTCGCGTTCGCGGAAGCTGTGGGAGGAAGCGGCTTCGTCGCGGCGTTCGTAGCCGGGCTCGTCGTGGCGTCGAGGGATATCGAGCTTTGCGATTGCTTCCTGGAGTACGGCGAAGCGACCGCGGAGATGCTGCTCCTCCTCACCTTCGTGGCGCTGGGAATGTCGCTGATCTGGCTCGGCCTCACGATACTCGATTGGCGCACTGTTCTGTTCGCGGTGATCGCATTGACCGTACGGCCTATTGTGCTCTACCCGGTTCTTGGCGGCGTCAAATTGAGCGATCGCGATCGGCGGCTGGTCGCCGCGTTCGGGCCGCGTGGGTTGAGCTCGCTTCTTCTCGCCCTGTTGCCCGTGTTCGCGGGAGTAGCGGGCGGCGAACGGATATTCGTGCTCACTTCCGTCGTCGTGCTCCTCTCGGTGGTGGTGCACGGGAGCGCTACCGCATTTTTTCTTCGCGCCAGGACGCCGGCTGGTCGCGGGATCAGTTCTGCAGTCGGCGAGCCCGAGATCGCTCAGCCGGAGGTGCTACTGCCGCTCAGCCGCGCCGCATCAGCCACCCAGACGGTGGATGATCGAATCACGATTGAGGAGCTGAGGGCGCTGGAAGCAAAAGGGGAGGAGGTGGTGATCGTGGACGCTCGCGCGAGCCGCAACTACGATGGTGATCCTCTCATTGCGCGCGGCGCGGTTCGGTTGCGACCGGACGATCCGGTGCGCGACGCGACGGAGCAGCGCCTCTCAAAGCATGCTACGCTGGTGATCTATTGTGCGTGA
- a CDS encoding DUF4097 family beta strand repeat-containing protein produces MMLQVLAVVLGAFTSSPTPAPSQITSQGSNQVFNGPVAAGAWFRVRNLRGAIEVRHTSGRNVVVSATRGFDAGSDADVRFDVRRDGANVTVCAIWPRTTRCDARGYESDSDSRDWRERRAGKVDFVVELPRGINLLAATGNGTVEVRNTGAEVKASSGNGEVTVIGATGRVSASSGNGDLEVERAGGEVEASTGNGDITVSTSLGPVSASSGNGSIDVAMASLRSADDMEFSTGNGSIELKVPSNFSAVVEANVAYRNFETDFPMQMGDRWSSRRVEGKIGNGGRRIKFSTGNGHVRIRKNG; encoded by the coding sequence ATGATGCTACAAGTGCTGGCTGTAGTTCTCGGGGCTTTCACAAGCAGCCCGACGCCCGCCCCGTCGCAGATTACGTCCCAGGGCTCCAATCAGGTATTCAACGGCCCGGTAGCTGCCGGCGCGTGGTTCCGCGTCCGGAACCTGAGGGGCGCGATAGAAGTGCGCCACACGTCGGGCAGAAATGTCGTCGTGTCGGCGACGCGAGGGTTCGATGCCGGGTCTGATGCCGACGTCAGATTCGATGTCCGCCGCGACGGCGCGAATGTCACCGTGTGCGCCATCTGGCCCCGCACGACCCGCTGCGACGCGAGGGGCTACGAATCCGATTCCGACTCGCGAGACTGGAGAGAGCGCCGTGCGGGGAAAGTGGATTTCGTTGTCGAGCTGCCAAGGGGTATCAACCTGCTTGCGGCTACCGGCAATGGAACGGTAGAGGTGCGGAACACAGGCGCAGAGGTCAAGGCGAGCTCGGGGAACGGGGAAGTCACCGTCATAGGAGCAACCGGCCGGGTAAGCGCTTCGTCGGGAAACGGTGACCTGGAAGTCGAGCGCGCAGGCGGTGAAGTCGAAGCGAGTACCGGCAACGGCGACATCACGGTTTCGACGTCGCTTGGTCCCGTTTCGGCGAGCTCGGGCAACGGCAGCATCGACGTCGCTATGGCGTCGTTGAGAAGCGCGGACGACATGGAGTTCAGCACTGGAAACGGTTCGATCGAGTTGAAAGTTCCGTCCAATTTCTCAGCGGTCGTCGAGGCGAACGTCGCGTACAGGAACTTCGAGACCGATTTCCCGATGCAGATGGGTGACCGATGGAGCTCGCGTCGCGTCGAGGGGAAGATCGGGAACGGCGGCAGGCGCATCAAATTCTCGACAGGCAACGGTCACGTCAGGATTCGAAAGAACGGATAA
- a CDS encoding DASS family sodium-coupled anion symporter: MTVPTGATQEIEGLKRADSSAARGHLGSLLALLAFLSLLFAPLGGLSPEAHRLAAIMAAVVILWITEALPMPVTALIGSAACIVMRVAPARDVFAPFADPLMFLFIGSFMLAKAIMLHGLDRRVAYAVLSLRIVGASPMRILFAFGAVTAAISAWISNTATTAMMYAIGMAILTFMADSAKRNGRSLDPRYATALMLMTAFAASVGGLATPIGTPPNVIGLGFIRQLTGAELPFFKWMLIGVPTVIVLLLTVFFIFRRAAAGMHAGVGESARMLEREHERRGAWSAGEKSTVLAFCVTVFLWVLPGVLALVYGETSPQYQALTARIPEGVAALIGACLLFILPGNQQGKAITWREAAKIDWGIVLLYGGGFALGVLSFKTGLAETLGKNLLGYLPSSGGTGLLIASTILAVILSEVTSNTASANMIVPVVISIARAAGVDPVEPALGATMGASLGFMLPVSTPCNAIVYGSGYIPLKQMMRYGIVVDVVGVIVIVTMIKLLLPLVR, translated from the coding sequence ATGACTGTCCCCACAGGGGCCACGCAGGAAATCGAAGGACTAAAGCGAGCTGATTCGAGCGCCGCGCGCGGCCACCTCGGAAGTCTGCTCGCTCTCCTCGCCTTCCTCTCTCTTCTTTTCGCGCCTCTCGGCGGACTGAGCCCCGAGGCTCACCGCCTCGCGGCCATCATGGCCGCCGTGGTGATTCTCTGGATTACCGAGGCACTGCCGATGCCGGTGACGGCGCTCATCGGATCCGCCGCCTGCATCGTGATGCGCGTCGCTCCGGCGCGTGACGTGTTCGCGCCGTTCGCCGACCCGTTGATGTTCCTCTTCATCGGCTCGTTCATGCTCGCCAAGGCGATCATGCTGCATGGGCTCGACCGCCGTGTGGCGTACGCCGTGCTCTCTCTTCGCATCGTTGGCGCGAGCCCGATGCGGATTCTCTTTGCGTTCGGCGCGGTCACCGCGGCGATCTCGGCGTGGATCTCGAATACGGCCACGACGGCCATGATGTACGCCATCGGGATGGCCATTCTCACTTTCATGGCCGACTCGGCCAAACGCAACGGTCGGAGTCTCGACCCGCGTTACGCGACCGCCCTGATGTTGATGACCGCGTTCGCCGCATCCGTAGGCGGGTTGGCGACTCCAATCGGGACTCCGCCTAACGTCATCGGTCTCGGATTCATTCGTCAGCTCACCGGCGCCGAGCTCCCATTCTTCAAGTGGATGCTGATCGGCGTTCCGACGGTGATTGTATTGCTTCTGACGGTGTTCTTCATTTTTCGCCGCGCGGCAGCGGGCATGCACGCGGGAGTCGGGGAAAGTGCCAGGATGCTCGAGCGCGAGCACGAGCGCCGCGGCGCCTGGTCCGCTGGTGAGAAATCCACGGTGCTCGCGTTTTGTGTGACCGTTTTTCTCTGGGTGCTGCCGGGAGTGCTCGCGCTCGTGTACGGCGAGACCAGTCCGCAGTACCAGGCGCTCACCGCGCGGATTCCGGAAGGTGTCGCGGCGCTGATCGGCGCGTGCCTGCTTTTCATTTTGCCCGGCAACCAGCAGGGCAAGGCGATCACCTGGCGCGAAGCCGCGAAGATCGACTGGGGAATAGTTCTCCTCTACGGCGGTGGATTCGCGCTCGGAGTTCTCTCCTTCAAGACCGGCCTCGCCGAGACTCTCGGGAAAAACCTGCTTGGCTATCTCCCGTCGAGCGGCGGAACCGGCCTGCTCATCGCGTCGACAATCCTCGCGGTGATCTTGTCGGAGGTCACGTCGAACACCGCTTCAGCGAACATGATCGTGCCTGTCGTGATCTCGATCGCACGTGCGGCCGGAGTGGATCCAGTGGAGCCCGCTCTGGGAGCCACGATGGGCGCGAGCCTTGGCTTCATGCTCCCGGTGTCGACACCCTGTAACGCCATCGTGTACGGCTCCGGGTACATCCCGCTCAAGCAGATGATGCGCTACGGTATCGTCGTCGACGTCGTGGGAGTGATCGTGATCGTCACGATGATCAAGCTGCTGCTGCCGCTCGTGCGCTGA
- a CDS encoding cytochrome P450, giving the protein MDPLLATGVERTVEIALVGVIALPLARLAIHPGVRRRFQAFPRIQTVMTATLALYVVAVVIIALSDPIALRAAAAAALVVLALERWQARAAHGRKAGLPAGSLAVMPISPWHDPQFYLKQAARHGPVFKFRHFIHPAVGIVGLERAANFLAANDESLVVPAAPFNGLVPGGFVRYLDGGRHRDVAAVLRSALTPAVVDSCEQVLATEAKSMLLCLAANDGKADPLPAIDRMVLNDLMRCFFGISPGPDLDRLEEHYRVADYRHLARTGRRRAAAALFDIIGELRTRTLSRDEDSLADRQSFLSELCRLHPDALSDDELMANFVYTLHTARLDVIGFLSWLLVKLGENPASLARLANEIEFDRAQALAPGGLADRLVRETLRLHQSEFLLRRVKRPIRWDGLQIPAGWYVRICVQESHRSSEMFDSPDNFDPDRFLVPARRTQYSPFGLSPRICPGAHLSRAIGRNLAVELAAGYELEVHNAEPAEFSGFHWRPGSRFTVSLRPRA; this is encoded by the coding sequence ATGGACCCCTTGTTGGCGACGGGCGTCGAGCGCACCGTCGAGATCGCGCTGGTTGGAGTGATTGCCCTGCCGCTCGCTCGCCTCGCGATTCACCCGGGAGTCCGGCGGAGATTTCAGGCTTTTCCGCGGATTCAGACCGTCATGACTGCAACGCTCGCGCTCTACGTTGTCGCCGTTGTCATCATCGCGCTCTCCGACCCAATTGCGCTGAGAGCCGCTGCGGCTGCGGCGCTGGTGGTGCTTGCTCTGGAACGGTGGCAGGCGCGAGCCGCGCACGGCCGTAAGGCCGGGCTACCGGCGGGTTCGCTGGCCGTGATGCCGATCTCGCCATGGCACGATCCTCAATTCTATCTGAAGCAGGCTGCTCGGCACGGACCAGTTTTCAAATTCCGACATTTCATCCATCCGGCTGTCGGAATCGTTGGACTCGAGCGCGCGGCGAATTTTCTGGCCGCCAACGATGAGAGCCTGGTCGTCCCCGCGGCGCCTTTCAACGGCCTCGTGCCCGGTGGCTTCGTGAGGTACCTCGACGGCGGCCGGCATCGCGATGTAGCGGCCGTCCTGCGATCGGCCCTGACGCCCGCGGTTGTTGACTCGTGCGAGCAGGTGCTGGCAACGGAAGCCAAATCCATGCTCCTGTGTCTTGCCGCCAATGACGGCAAGGCGGATCCGCTGCCGGCGATCGACCGGATGGTCCTCAACGATCTGATGCGCTGCTTCTTCGGCATTTCGCCTGGACCCGATCTCGACCGCCTCGAGGAGCATTATCGGGTCGCGGACTACCGTCATCTCGCGCGAACTGGTCGGCGCCGCGCCGCCGCGGCATTGTTCGACATCATTGGCGAGCTTCGTACTCGGACTCTCTCACGTGACGAGGATTCGCTCGCGGATCGACAATCTTTTCTCTCGGAGCTTTGCCGTCTTCATCCGGACGCGCTCTCCGACGACGAGCTGATGGCGAACTTCGTGTACACGCTCCACACGGCTCGCCTCGACGTGATAGGCTTTCTATCCTGGCTCCTCGTGAAGCTGGGAGAGAACCCGGCGAGTCTGGCGCGGCTGGCGAATGAAATTGAATTCGATCGCGCTCAGGCACTGGCGCCAGGGGGACTCGCCGATCGACTCGTGCGCGAGACTCTCCGGCTGCATCAGAGCGAATTTCTGCTCCGCCGCGTCAAACGGCCAATACGATGGGACGGGCTACAGATTCCCGCGGGCTGGTATGTTCGAATCTGTGTGCAGGAGAGTCACCGCAGCAGCGAGATGTTCGACAGTCCCGATAACTTCGACCCGGATCGCTTTCTTGTCCCTGCGAGGCGGACTCAGTACTCCCCGTTCGGGCTGTCTCCTCGCATTTGCCCAGGCGCGCATCTCTCGCGTGCGATCGGCCGCAACCTGGCCGTCGAGCTGGCGGCTGGATACGAGCTCGAGGTGCATAACGCGGAGCCGGCCGAGTTCAGCGGGTTTCACTGGCGGCCCGGCTCACGTTTCACCGTGTCTCTGCGCCCCCGCGCATGA
- a CDS encoding GNAT family N-acetyltransferase: MRCLSRSSGCCRRLLSRTSSARATPTQSFSKGHNGQFAMLIRQFKPSDWSEWRRMATALFPGTSMEEDEAEMRATLARSDAAVFVLERPDGNSLAGYVEVGTRSVVDGCTTSPVGYIEAWYVDPDVRLGGHGRSLLEAAEAWARDQGYQEMGSDALIDNRVSHMAHERSGYIEVDRVVTYRKDLR, encoded by the coding sequence ATGCGCTGTTTGTCGCGCTCCTCGGGCTGCTGCCGTCGTTTATTGTCGCGCACATCGTCGGCACGCGCGACACCGACACAGTCGTTCTCGAAAGGACATAACGGACAGTTTGCGATGTTGATCAGGCAGTTCAAACCGTCCGACTGGAGCGAATGGCGCCGCATGGCCACAGCCTTGTTTCCGGGTACGTCTATGGAGGAAGACGAAGCCGAGATGCGCGCAACCCTCGCGCGCTCAGACGCGGCGGTGTTCGTGCTCGAGCGGCCTGATGGCAATTCGCTCGCCGGCTATGTCGAGGTCGGCACTCGTTCAGTCGTGGACGGCTGCACTACGAGCCCGGTAGGATATATAGAAGCCTGGTATGTCGACCCCGACGTGCGCCTTGGCGGTCATGGCCGCTCACTGCTCGAAGCCGCCGAAGCGTGGGCTCGAGACCAGGGATATCAGGAGATGGGATCGGATGCGCTGATCGACAATCGCGTGAGCCACATGGCGCACGAGCGGAGCGGCTACATCGAGGTCGATCGCGTAGTCACCTACCGGAAGGATTTGCGCTAG
- a CDS encoding SdpI family protein encodes MRKWTPAIPIIGSYAISAAIFSRLPALGHPDLSPLFPISFPGGEGVPRIAAALLLPTITLGVWVLLTALSKVGGPRKPLPEWWLNEGTGSESVDRFAPTYATMTFAITSLLALMHIALIASLLQSPPWIYQILTAILGVGFIAAGNIVPRTRPNWIVGIRTKRTLTDRAAWHRTHRVLGALMMGLGIVVVVASIVFPRYALFVALLGLLPSFIVAHIVGTRDTDTVVLERT; translated from the coding sequence ATGCGTAAGTGGACTCCCGCGATCCCGATCATCGGATCATATGCTATCTCGGCAGCGATTTTCTCACGCCTTCCGGCGTTGGGACATCCGGACCTGTCTCCGCTTTTCCCGATCAGCTTTCCAGGCGGCGAGGGTGTGCCGCGCATTGCGGCTGCACTCCTGCTGCCGACCATCACGTTGGGCGTGTGGGTTCTTCTCACCGCGCTCTCGAAAGTCGGTGGTCCGCGAAAGCCCCTGCCCGAGTGGTGGCTGAATGAAGGAACCGGATCAGAATCTGTGGACCGGTTCGCGCCTACTTATGCAACGATGACTTTTGCGATCACGTCGCTCCTTGCTCTCATGCACATTGCGCTGATCGCGAGCCTGCTGCAGTCGCCACCGTGGATTTATCAGATCCTCACCGCAATCCTCGGCGTCGGATTCATCGCCGCCGGTAACATAGTGCCGAGGACGCGGCCGAACTGGATCGTCGGTATACGCACGAAGCGGACACTGACGGATCGAGCCGCCTGGCACCGCACGCATCGCGTGCTGGGAGCGCTTATGATGGGACTGGGGATCGTCGTTGTGGTCGCTTCGATTGTCTTCCCGCGTTATGCGCTGTTTGTCGCGCTCCTCGGGCTGCTGCCGTCGTTTATTGTCGCGCACATCGTCGGCACGCGCGACACCGACACAGTCGTTCTCGAAAGGACATAA
- a CDS encoding autorepressor SdpR family transcription factor, with translation MPGSNAVFRALADPTRREIVKLLRHGPLNSGEIAERFPSAWPTISRHLAVLRDADLISAERNGSSIRYELNATVLQELVEHIFDWTKKGETDA, from the coding sequence GTGCCCGGTTCTAACGCCGTCTTCAGAGCTCTGGCAGATCCGACGCGACGAGAAATCGTCAAGCTCTTGCGTCATGGTCCGCTGAATTCCGGAGAGATCGCCGAAAGATTCCCGAGCGCGTGGCCAACTATCTCGCGCCACCTGGCTGTGCTCCGCGACGCCGATCTGATCTCAGCCGAGCGCAACGGGAGCAGCATCCGGTACGAGCTCAACGCGACCGTGTTGCAGGAGCTCGTAGAACACATCTTCGACTGGACAAAGAAAGGAGAAACCGATGCGTAA